CGTGCACGCGGCGCACATGATGCATTGCGCGGGCGCGTCGTACTTCTTCCTGGCCTCGACGGTCTGGATGCGCTCCTTCTCGGGCGGTTGCGACTCTGAAACGAGATACGGTCGTATGGACCTGTACTGCCCGAAGAACGGTGCGAAGTCTACGACGAGGTCGTTGATGACGGGGTATCCCGGAAGCGGCTCGACGACTATCCTGCTCTTCCCCAGCGCGTCGACCTGCGTATTGCACGCCAGCATGTTCTTTCCGTTGACGCTTACGGCGCACGAACCGCATATCGCGCTTCTGCAGGAATGTCTGAAGCTGAGGCTAGGGTCCAT
The nucleotide sequence above comes from Candidatus Thermoplasmatota archaeon. Encoded proteins:
- a CDS encoding succinate dehydrogenase iron-sulfur subunit, whose protein sequence is MDPSLSFRHSCRSAICGSCAVSVNGKNMLACNTQVDALGKSRIVVEPLPGYPVINDLVVDFAPFFGQYRSIRPYLVSESQPPEKERIQTVEARKKYDAPAQCIMCAACTTSCPIVWTDDKYLGPAALTKVWRFVADSRDEITDERLAMVNNECGVWRCHTMFRCAEACPKEIDTTEAIENLRREVLKRAFSRRR